A single region of the Triticum dicoccoides isolate Atlit2015 ecotype Zavitan chromosome 2B, WEW_v2.0, whole genome shotgun sequence genome encodes:
- the LOC119368671 gene encoding uncharacterized protein LOC119368671: MASLLSSSVLLPVGHPTSRCSAGGRLLSTKVGWGLLSFAAPEDTKVCGLLPVPATSRGSAHVVLAVPEGFLSFEAPEDTKVVWGLLPANTTKATRGNGIVALAVPEGASGGWGLLPANATKTSRGVLALAVPEGASGGWGLLPANATKTSRGVLALAVPEGASGGWGLLPANATKTSRGVLALAVPPGNATKTTRGNGVVAFAWPEEGANRWSGWGPLPEGAPAEDVKAFYAQDFINRVDKIGTINSYALFGHADILEVAAEAAERCIQVVHLLQPVLVDEFASRPRAKTVVGVTTTLSVRLVEHCRIVLSECEEGYVREHPLREALYGLNALNRTGYPKPALVTASRTEAEKVAYFKHLADEFKELALEVEASVNEWNDSGKSAGWFDQPVKMRSDD, translated from the exons ATGGCGAGTCTCCTTTCCTCGTCCGTGCTCCTGCCCGTCGGCCACCCCACCTCCCGCTGCAGCGCCGGCGGCCGCCTCCTCTCCACCAAGGTGGGCTGGGGCCTCCTCTCCTTCGCCGCGCCGGAGGACACCAAGGTCTGCGGCCTCCTCCCGGTCCCGGCGACCTCACGCGGGAGCGCTCACGTGGTGCTCGCGGTGCCGGAGGGCTTCCTCTCCTTCGAGGCGCCGGAGGACACCAAGGTCGTCTGGGGCCTCCTCCCGGCCAACACAACCAAGGCCACGCGCGGTAACGGCATCGTCGCGCTCGCGGTGCCGGAGGGCGCTTCGGGCGGCTGGGGCCTCCTCCCGGCCAACGCCACCAAGACCTCGCGCGGCGTCCTGGCGCTCGCGGTGCCGGAGGGCGCTTCGGGCGGCTGGGGCCTCCTCCCGGCCAACGCCACCAAGACCTCGCGCGGCGTCCTGGCGCTCGCGGTGCCGGAGGGCGCTTCGGGCGGCTGGGGCCTCCTCCCGGCCAACGCCACCAAGACCTCGCGCGGCGTCCTGGCGCTCGCGGTGCCGCCGGGTAACGCAACCAAGACCACCCGAGGGAACGGCGTCGTGGCGTTCGCGTGGCCGGAGGAGGGCGCCAACCGCTGGAGCGGCTGGGGACCCCTCCCGGAGGGCGCGCCGGCGGAAGATGTCAAGGCCTTCTACGCTCAG GATTTCATCAATCGTGTTGACAAGATTGGCACCATCAACAGCTACGCCCTTTTTGGGCACGCCGACATCCTGGAGGTTGCGGCGGAGGCCGCCGAGAGGTGCATCCAGGTGGTTCACCTACTTCAACCAGTGCTGGTGGATGAGTTCGCGAGCCGCCCTCGAGCCAAGACTGTGGTCGGGGTCACCACAACCCTGAGCGTTCGCCTGGTCGAACATTGCCGGATCGTGTTGTCCGAGTGTGAGGAGGGTTACGTCCGGGAGCATCCGCTGCGCGAAGCCCTTTACGGTCTCAATGCCCTCAATCGAACTGGCTACCCCAAGCCCGCCCTCGTCACCGCGTCCCGGACAGAGGCGGAGAAGGTGGCCTACTTCAAGCATCTGGCGGAtgagttcaaggagctggccctcGAGGTAGAGGCGTCCGTCAACGAGTGGAACGACTCTGGCAAGTCGGCTGGGTGGTTCGATCAGCCCGTGAAGATGCGGTCCGACGACTAG